A stretch of Paenibacillus peoriae DNA encodes these proteins:
- a CDS encoding glycoside hydrolase family 48 protein, which translates to MISRKSVFRKSVSMVMSAILVLPLTLGLFQAEPDRASATTPESTRFLQLYKQLKDPASGYFSKEGIPYHSVETLMSEAPDYGHLTTSEAYSYWMWLEVLYGHYTGDWGHLESAWDNMEKYIIPVNEGDGKEEQPTMSNYNPNSPATYAAEYSQPDQYPSRLSGQYGAGKDPLDSELKATYGNNQTYLMHWLLDVDNWYGFGNLLNPSHTAAYVNTFQRGEQESVWEVVPHPSQDNQKFGKPNEGFMSLFTKENNAPAQQWRYTNATDADARAVQAMYWAKELGYDNSVYLDKAKKMGDFLRYGMYDKYFQKTGSASNGSPIAGTGKDASLYLMAWYTSWGGGLGQSGNWAWRIGASHAHQGYQNVVAAYALSNQDGGLIPNSPTAGQDWATSLKRQLEFYTWLQSDEGAIAGGATNSWDGAYKAYPSGTSTFYGMAYTGAPVYNDPPSNNWFGMQAWPVERVAELYYILAKKGDTSSEQFKMAKQVTENWIAWSKNYVFANERPVTDVQGYYLDAQGKRILGGKNPKVATTAAKGEFWLPSNLEWSGKPETWSGFANHKGNTNLHVVTKNPGQDAGVLGSYVKALTFFAAGTKAEKGDYSELGKEAKDLSKALLDAAWGYNDGIGITTKEAREDYYRYFTKEVYIPNGWSGKTGQGNTIPGTDATASDPSKGGNGTYSSYSDIRPNITKDPQWSYLKDKYTTSWNNQTKKWDKGAPEFTYHRFWSQVDMATAYAEYDRLINGSGPTEPTAPKAPANVKANAGDAQVTLTWSKATGADSYTVKRSTTSGGPYTTVATVTDSTYKDTGVLNETTYYYVANATNSLGTSPDSVEVSAKPTAAPIPATGDVIAQYRVGDTNPGDNQIRPLFRVVNKGKEAVELKNVKLRYYYTVDGDKSQEFHCDYAQLGSSNVQGRFVKLDKAVTGADYYLEISFGAGAGSLAAGENTGDIQIRMNKTDWSDYNESDDFSYDSTKTSYTDWDKAPLYINDKRVWGLEP; encoded by the coding sequence TATGGTCATGTCAGCTATTTTGGTACTTCCGTTAACCTTGGGCTTATTTCAGGCAGAACCCGACCGTGCATCAGCTACAACACCGGAATCGACACGCTTTCTACAATTGTATAAACAGCTGAAGGATCCGGCTAGCGGATACTTTTCAAAAGAAGGCATACCTTATCATTCCGTTGAAACGCTCATGAGCGAGGCTCCGGATTACGGACACTTAACGACTTCGGAAGCGTACAGCTACTGGATGTGGCTGGAAGTACTGTATGGTCATTATACCGGGGATTGGGGGCATTTGGAATCCGCGTGGGACAACATGGAGAAATATATCATTCCTGTTAATGAAGGCGACGGTAAGGAAGAGCAACCGACAATGAGTAACTATAACCCGAACAGCCCCGCCACTTATGCAGCAGAATATTCGCAGCCGGATCAGTACCCAAGCCGCCTAAGTGGTCAGTATGGTGCTGGCAAGGATCCACTGGACTCTGAGCTGAAGGCAACCTATGGCAACAACCAGACTTATCTGATGCACTGGTTGTTGGACGTGGATAATTGGTACGGTTTCGGAAATCTTCTGAATCCGTCGCATACAGCAGCCTATGTAAACACCTTCCAGCGCGGGGAACAGGAATCGGTCTGGGAGGTTGTACCACATCCATCGCAAGACAATCAAAAGTTTGGCAAGCCTAATGAAGGCTTTATGAGCTTGTTCACCAAGGAAAATAATGCCCCGGCTCAGCAATGGCGTTACACGAATGCCACCGATGCAGATGCACGGGCAGTTCAAGCGATGTACTGGGCTAAGGAATTGGGATATGACAACTCCGTATATTTGGATAAAGCCAAAAAGATGGGAGACTTTTTGCGTTACGGCATGTACGATAAATACTTCCAGAAAACCGGAAGCGCTTCCAATGGAAGTCCAATTGCTGGTACGGGCAAGGATGCCAGTCTTTATCTGATGGCATGGTATACATCCTGGGGCGGCGGACTTGGCCAAAGCGGCAACTGGGCTTGGCGTATTGGTGCCAGCCATGCACATCAGGGCTACCAAAATGTCGTCGCAGCATATGCGTTGTCCAACCAAGATGGTGGATTAATACCGAATTCACCAACGGCGGGACAGGATTGGGCGACCTCGCTGAAGCGCCAACTGGAGTTTTATACTTGGCTGCAATCCGATGAGGGGGCCATTGCAGGCGGAGCGACGAATAGCTGGGATGGTGCCTACAAGGCTTATCCATCTGGCACAAGCACCTTTTATGGCATGGCTTATACAGGGGCTCCTGTATATAACGATCCACCGTCGAACAACTGGTTCGGGATGCAGGCTTGGCCTGTCGAGCGAGTTGCCGAGCTGTACTACATTTTAGCCAAGAAAGGGGATACTTCGTCCGAGCAGTTTAAAATGGCTAAACAAGTGACGGAAAACTGGATCGCATGGTCCAAGAACTATGTATTTGCCAACGAACGGCCTGTGACTGACGTGCAGGGATATTATTTGGATGCACAAGGCAAGCGTATTCTGGGTGGCAAAAATCCGAAAGTGGCTACTACAGCAGCTAAAGGCGAATTCTGGCTGCCGAGCAATCTGGAGTGGAGTGGAAAGCCTGAAACCTGGAGCGGATTTGCCAATCATAAAGGGAATACCAATCTCCATGTGGTAACAAAGAATCCGGGGCAGGATGCCGGAGTACTGGGCAGCTATGTTAAAGCACTTACTTTCTTTGCTGCTGGAACGAAAGCTGAAAAAGGAGACTATTCCGAGTTAGGCAAGGAAGCTAAGGATCTGTCTAAAGCTTTGCTTGATGCTGCATGGGGTTATAACGATGGTATAGGTATTACAACGAAGGAAGCTCGCGAGGATTATTATCGTTATTTTACTAAAGAAGTGTATATCCCGAACGGCTGGAGTGGTAAGACTGGACAAGGCAACACGATCCCTGGCACAGACGCTACCGCTTCTGACCCGTCCAAGGGCGGCAATGGTACCTATTCCAGCTATAGCGATATCCGGCCTAATATCACTAAAGATCCGCAATGGTCCTATCTTAAAGATAAATACACGACTTCTTGGAACAATCAGACCAAAAAATGGGATAAAGGTGCTCCAGAATTTACGTATCACCGTTTCTGGTCCCAAGTCGATATGGCAACGGCTTATGCTGAGTATGACCGTCTCATTAACGGTAGTGGCCCAACCGAGCCGACAGCTCCCAAAGCTCCGGCAAATGTGAAGGCAAACGCAGGGGATGCTCAGGTTACACTCACTTGGAGCAAAGCGACGGGTGCCGATAGCTATACGGTCAAGCGCTCGACAACCAGTGGTGGTCCTTATACCACAGTAGCAACGGTAACAGACAGCACTTACAAGGATACAGGAGTGCTGAATGAAACCACTTATTATTATGTAGCAAATGCAACAAATTCTTTAGGAACCAGCCCGGATTCTGTCGAGGTCAGTGCTAAGCCTACGGCAGCTCCCATTCCAGCAACGGGAGACGTGATTGCCCAATACCGCGTGGGCGACACTAATCCGGGAGATAACCAGATTCGGCCACTGTTCCGTGTTGTAAACAAGGGTAAAGAGGCTGTCGAACTGAAAAATGTTAAGCTGAGATACTACTATACCGTAGATGGCGACAAGTCACAGGAATTCCATTGTGACTATGCACAGTTGGGTAGTAGTAACGTTCAGGGACGTTTTGTGAAACTGGATAAGGCCGTTACAGGTGCAGATTATTATCTGGAGATCTCCTTTGGAGCTGGTGCGGGAAGTCTGGCAGCAGGGGAAAATACAGGAGATATTCAAATTCGCATGAACAAGACGGACTGGAGCGACTATAACGAAAGTGATGATTTTTCCTATGATTCTACCAAGACCTCTTATACGGATTGGGACAAAGCACCTTTGTATATAAACGACAAACGTGTCTGGGGCCTGGAGCCTTGA
- a CDS encoding ferritin, whose translation MNDNLAQALNEQMNFEFYSAHVYLAMAAYCSSESLDGFANFFLVQAEEERFHAMKLYKYINDRRGRATLAALPEPKNSYDSMLDVFEHGYKHEQQNTQKFYHLADLALDAREHATIHFLKWFIDEQVEEEALFDSVIQKLKRIERDSNAFYMLDSEFAKRSFTAPVE comes from the coding sequence ATGAATGACAATTTGGCACAGGCTCTGAATGAGCAAATGAACTTTGAATTTTACTCCGCTCACGTATATCTGGCGATGGCTGCTTATTGCTCCAGTGAAAGTCTGGATGGGTTTGCAAACTTCTTCCTAGTACAAGCTGAGGAGGAACGGTTTCATGCCATGAAACTGTATAAATACATTAATGACCGTAGAGGACGTGCTACATTGGCTGCATTACCAGAGCCCAAGAACAGCTACGATTCCATGCTGGACGTATTTGAGCATGGCTACAAGCATGAGCAGCAAAACACGCAAAAATTTTATCATTTGGCTGACTTGGCCCTCGATGCACGTGAGCATGCAACGATCCATTTCTTGAAATGGTTTATTGATGAGCAAGTCGAGGAAGAAGCGCTGTTCGACAGTGTTATCCAGAAGCTTAAACGCATTGAAAGAGACAGCAACGCCTTTTATATGCTGGACAGCGAGTTTGCCAAACGCAGCTTTACTGCCCCTGTGGAGTAA
- a CDS encoding GNAT family N-acetyltransferase → MSEIYRLALQEDAERLQYVTYEAYETIRQLGLRWPAAQADVALIQENIKNNDCYVLEVDGVIQATVSHLKNRALNFITDLPFVMWFAVDPATQGKGYGKKLLNWVEQTIIRDQVGAPAVTLATAEKHPYLLSMYERWGYERIHAFDHGTGDGTMHLLRKVVNPELFSTYIREKNEAETANQN, encoded by the coding sequence ATGAGTGAAATCTATCGTCTGGCACTCCAAGAGGACGCAGAAAGATTGCAGTATGTGACGTATGAGGCGTATGAAACAATTCGGCAGTTGGGGCTTCGATGGCCTGCCGCTCAGGCAGACGTTGCTCTCATTCAAGAAAATATTAAAAATAATGATTGCTATGTGCTGGAAGTAGACGGTGTCATTCAGGCTACCGTTAGCCATCTCAAAAATAGAGCCCTTAATTTTATAACCGATCTACCGTTTGTGATGTGGTTTGCTGTAGACCCGGCTACCCAGGGCAAAGGATATGGGAAAAAATTGTTGAATTGGGTAGAGCAAACGATTATACGTGATCAGGTGGGAGCTCCTGCAGTAACACTGGCGACTGCAGAAAAGCATCCCTATTTGCTATCCATGTACGAGCGTTGGGGATATGAACGTATCCATGCTTTTGACCATGGAACAGGGGACGGGACGATGCATTTACTGCGTAAAGTGGTGAATCCTGAATTATTCTCCACTTACATTCGTGAAAAAAATGAAGCCGAGACAGCCAACCAAAATTAG
- a CDS encoding S9 family peptidase, whose protein sequence is MGDSQFSTTKRCITAEDLYRLHWVSDPAIHPISGEIAYVEHYINKERTDYNSGIWLLSSDGASALPFTYGPKDEMPVWSPDGSQLAFLRTTDGKRQVWIIPERGGEARQLTYVENNVRSLAWSPNGTCISFVAKTAENPSSPISDEGTQETQLKGRVVNRTKAKSDGYGLLDDTRDHLYVTDMTSGHTVQLTSGAYDVAEPVWSPDAQRILFVARIAEHSKEDTDLRELNDLFTITPAISNDDAAAPLKLTHSELHIESAAYSPDGSTIAFYGHDRHAKGATQTRLYTVPSSGGKAVCVSETLDAHLGNAGMSDMRSHLHIGPPRFSADGQSLYTLVTREGNVHVYQFALDGTFKILTQGEREIYQFELTSDEQHIIAASTDVTLPGDLFRIAIHSGTEERLTRVNDSLLDEIEISVPECFWTEVEDGRRVQGWVMKPAGFKEGVSYPAILEIHGGPHAMYSNSFFHEFQLLAAQGYTVIYTNPGGSRGYGQSFTNVVLRDYGGRDYTDLLSAVDEAIRQFPFIDPERLGVTGGSYGGFMTNWIVGHTDRFRAAVTQRSISNWLSMYGVSDIGYSFTEDEVGGNPWEDCELLWRQSPLAYVQQINTPLLILHGEQDLRCPIEQGEQLFTALRRLGKPTQFVRFPASSHELSRKGHPQLRVERLQRITNWFAQHEL, encoded by the coding sequence TTGGGCGACTCGCAATTTAGCACGACCAAGCGCTGTATAACAGCCGAGGATTTATATCGACTTCACTGGGTTAGCGATCCAGCTATTCATCCTATTAGTGGTGAAATCGCTTACGTAGAACATTATATTAATAAAGAACGGACAGATTATAACTCAGGAATTTGGCTATTATCGTCCGATGGCGCTAGCGCATTACCCTTTACATACGGACCGAAAGATGAAATGCCTGTCTGGTCACCCGACGGATCACAACTAGCTTTTCTCCGTACAACAGACGGCAAGCGCCAGGTATGGATTATTCCAGAACGCGGGGGAGAGGCACGACAGCTTACATACGTAGAGAACAACGTTCGTTCATTAGCCTGGTCTCCTAATGGGACCTGCATATCGTTTGTAGCTAAAACGGCCGAGAACCCGTCAAGCCCGATATCCGATGAAGGAACTCAGGAGACGCAACTTAAGGGACGAGTTGTTAATCGAACGAAAGCTAAATCCGACGGCTATGGACTGTTGGATGATACTCGTGATCACTTGTATGTAACGGATATGACTTCGGGGCACACAGTTCAACTGACTTCCGGCGCTTATGATGTGGCAGAGCCTGTGTGGTCACCGGATGCTCAACGTATTTTATTCGTCGCCAGAATCGCAGAACATTCGAAAGAGGATACGGATTTACGTGAACTAAATGATTTGTTTACGATAACTCCTGCGATTTCAAATGATGATGCCGCAGCACCGCTTAAGCTGACCCATTCTGAACTGCACATCGAGAGTGCTGCTTATTCTCCCGACGGTTCAACGATTGCCTTTTACGGCCATGATCGACATGCCAAAGGCGCTACTCAGACCCGACTGTACACGGTTCCTTCCAGTGGGGGGAAGGCAGTATGCGTTAGTGAGACGCTTGACGCTCACCTTGGTAATGCGGGTATGAGCGACATGCGTTCACATCTTCATATAGGACCGCCACGCTTCAGTGCGGACGGTCAATCCCTGTACACGCTGGTTACACGTGAAGGAAATGTGCACGTATATCAGTTTGCTCTTGATGGAACTTTTAAAATTTTAACGCAAGGAGAACGAGAAATTTACCAATTCGAGCTTACATCGGATGAGCAGCATATCATTGCCGCTTCCACCGATGTAACTTTACCAGGCGATTTGTTCCGGATTGCGATTCATTCAGGAACTGAGGAACGGCTGACACGAGTAAATGATTCTTTGCTTGATGAGATTGAGATTAGTGTGCCTGAGTGCTTTTGGACGGAGGTTGAGGATGGCCGACGGGTGCAGGGATGGGTAATGAAGCCTGCTGGGTTTAAGGAGGGAGTATCCTATCCTGCCATTTTGGAGATACACGGTGGCCCTCATGCCATGTATTCCAATTCTTTTTTTCATGAATTTCAGTTGCTGGCCGCTCAGGGATATACAGTCATCTACACGAATCCCGGAGGAAGTCGAGGGTACGGACAGTCTTTTACCAATGTCGTCCTTAGAGATTACGGCGGACGCGATTACACTGATCTACTGAGCGCAGTGGACGAGGCTATACGCCAGTTCCCATTCATTGATCCGGAAAGGCTGGGTGTAACAGGGGGCAGCTATGGTGGCTTTATGACAAACTGGATTGTTGGCCATACCGATCGTTTCCGCGCAGCTGTAACCCAGCGCTCCATATCTAATTGGCTGTCAATGTATGGAGTGAGCGACATAGGGTACTCGTTTACTGAAGATGAAGTCGGCGGGAATCCGTGGGAGGATTGCGAGCTCTTGTGGAGGCAATCTCCACTGGCTTATGTGCAGCAAATTAACACACCGCTGCTCATATTACATGGGGAGCAGGATCTGCGATGCCCTATAGAGCAGGGAGAACAGCTGTTTACAGCATTGCGTCGCTTGGGGAAACCTACGCAATTTGTCCGTTTTCCAGCTTCAAGTCACGAGCTTTCACGAAAAGGGCACCCGCAGCTTCGCGTGGAACGACTGCAACGCATTACCAATTGGTTTGCCCAACACGAATTATAA
- a CDS encoding DNA alkylation repair protein: MAEPLKNMYTENFLQQFGEKVQSAYRPFDTIGFIHQVMDEKWDELELKERIRRISLTLGAFLPSNYEEALGILFTIDEHCSGFPYLFFPDFVEVYGQGEGDWDLSMKALERFTSRSSAEFAVRPFLLREPERMMQQMTTWAGHQSEHVRRLASEGCRPRLPWGQALPVFKRDPAPVLAVLELLKADRSLYVRKSVANNLNDIAKDHPDVVIATAQRWKGTHPDTDWIVRHGCRTLIRKSIPEVMAMFGYADETDGAPLVTGASFTTDPTVLKLGDSCELSYALQLREGDPVRVRIEYGIDFVKARGQVSRKLFLLSDKTVSGGTHLTGTRTHRFADLTTRRHYAGTHRIALLVNGQEAAYTGVELQL; this comes from the coding sequence ATGGCCGAGCCCTTAAAAAATATGTATACGGAGAATTTTCTTCAACAATTCGGTGAAAAAGTACAGTCTGCATACAGGCCGTTCGATACCATCGGATTTATCCATCAAGTGATGGATGAAAAATGGGATGAGCTGGAGCTGAAAGAACGAATACGGCGTATTTCGTTAACATTAGGGGCATTTTTGCCCAGTAATTATGAAGAAGCTCTGGGTATTCTTTTTACTATAGATGAGCATTGCAGTGGTTTTCCGTACTTGTTTTTCCCCGATTTTGTGGAGGTGTATGGGCAGGGAGAAGGGGATTGGGACCTGTCCATGAAGGCGCTGGAGCGATTCACATCTAGGTCCTCTGCGGAGTTCGCCGTAAGACCCTTCCTCCTGCGTGAACCGGAACGGATGATGCAGCAAATGACGACCTGGGCGGGACATCAAAGTGAGCACGTTCGTCGTCTTGCCAGCGAAGGCTGCCGTCCACGGCTACCCTGGGGACAGGCGTTGCCTGTGTTTAAGCGCGATCCTGCTCCAGTATTGGCTGTATTGGAATTACTGAAAGCCGATCGATCACTATATGTACGTAAAAGTGTAGCCAACAACCTGAACGATATTGCCAAGGATCATCCTGATGTGGTCATTGCTACGGCTCAACGGTGGAAAGGGACACATCCTGACACAGACTGGATTGTGCGTCATGGCTGCCGGACCCTGATTCGCAAATCCATCCCCGAAGTGATGGCAATGTTCGGCTATGCGGATGAAACAGACGGGGCACCGTTGGTCACGGGTGCCTCTTTCACCACAGACCCTACCGTGCTAAAGCTTGGTGATAGCTGTGAGTTGAGCTACGCGCTTCAGCTTCGTGAAGGTGACCCGGTACGAGTCCGCATCGAGTACGGCATTGACTTTGTAAAGGCGAGAGGACAAGTCTCACGTAAACTGTTTTTGCTATCTGACAAAACGGTCTCCGGAGGAACCCATCTTACAGGTACACGGACACACCGTTTTGCAGACCTGACAACTCGTCGCCATTATGCGGGAACGCATCGGATTGCGTTGCTCGTAAATGGTCAGGAAGCGGCTTATACAGGGGTAGAACTCCAGTTGTAG
- a CDS encoding IS1182 family transposase (programmed frameshift), with translation MLRSNREKQQSYEFVSIEDLVPQDHLLRKVDKYIDFSFIDDKVQPLYCADNGRPAIDPTVLFKMIFLGYFYGIRSERQLEREIQTNLAYRWFLGLGLTDKVPDHTTISWNRRTRFKNTTIFQDIFDEIVLQAISHRMVGGRVLVTDSTHVKANANRHQYTKEQVLQNTKDYMGELNEAVKDDRKNHGKKPLKSREEVNEEKEIKVSKTDPDSGYMIRDGKPEGFFYLDHRTVDMKYNLITDVHVTPGNVHDSVPYLSRLDRQRERFGFQVEAVALDSGYLTTPICRGLQNRKIFAVIAHRRFHPRQGLFPKWKFEYDAKRNAYRCPAQQELPYRTTDRKGYRQYASDPAQCQHCPLLSQCTQSRNHRKVVTRHVWEDSKEWVRSNRLSPSGKKLYRKRKETIERSFADAKELHGFRYCRLRGLPNVREQALMTAAVQNMKKMAIHLDRLEKQG, from the exons ATGCTACGCTCCAACCGCGAAAAACAACAATCCTACGAATTTGTTTCCATCGAAGATCTGGTTCCTCAAGATCACTTGCTCCGCAAAGTAGATAAGTATATCGATTTTTCGTTTATCGATGATAAAGTTCAACCACTGTATTGTGCAGACAACGGGCGTCCTGCCATTGATCCTACCGTATTGTTTAAAATGATCTTTCTCGGTTATTTCTATGGCATTCGCTCAGAACGGCAACTCGAGCGAGAAATTCAGACGAACCTAGCTTATCGTTGGTTTCTGGGGTTGGGCTTAACGGATAAAGTTCCGGACCATACGACGATTAGCTGGAATCGTCGCACTCGCTTTAAAAACACCACGATCTTTCAAGATATCTTCGATGAAATTGTGTTGCAGGCGATCTCTCACCGAATGGTGGGTGGGCGTGTTCTCGTCACCGATTCCACACACGTCAAAGCCAATGCTAACAGGCACCAGTACACCAAAGAACAAGTGTTGCAGAATACCAAAGACTATATGGGCGAGCTGAACGAAGCGGTGAAGGATGACCGGAAAAACCACGGAAAAAAGC CCTTAAAATCCCGAGAGGAAGTGAACGAAGAAAAAGAAATTAAAGTGAGCAAAACAGACCCGGACAGCGGCTATATGATCCGTGATGGCAAGCCCGAAGGCTTCTTCTATCTGGACCACCGCACGGTGGATATGAAGTACAATCTGATTACGGATGTGCATGTGACACCAGGGAATGTACATGATTCTGTCCCCTATTTGTCCCGTTTGGATCGCCAAAGAGAACGTTTTGGTTTTCAAGTAGAAGCTGTTGCACTAGATTCAGGTTATTTAACAACGCCGATTTGCCGAGGTTTGCAGAACCGAAAGATTTTTGCCGTGATTGCTCACCGAAGATTCCATCCCAGACAAGGACTGTTTCCGAAATGGAAGTTTGAATACGATGCCAAACGCAATGCGTATAGATGCCCAGCCCAACAGGAACTGCCCTACCGAACGACGGACCGTAAGGGATACCGGCAGTATGCCTCTGACCCAGCTCAGTGCCAGCATTGCCCACTGCTAAGTCAGTGTACCCAGTCTCGAAACCACCGCAAAGTGGTGACTCGGCATGTCTGGGAAGACAGCAAAGAGTGGGTACGGAGCAACCGGCTGAGCCCATCTGGTAAAAAGCTGTACCGCAAACGAAAAGAGACGATTGAGCGAAGCTTCGCGGATGCCAAAGAGCTCCATGGGTTTCGCTATTGCCGTTTGCGCGGTCTTCCAAACGTCAGGGAACAAGCCCTTATGACGGCAGCCGTGCAGAACATGAAGAAGATGGCGATCCACCTAGATCGCCTGGAGAAACAGGGGTAA
- a CDS encoding acyl-CoA synthetase: protein MTDQQQWLAPESYNMTSEMEHHEADKTALKWLSETGEYEEITYGELLKKANRLAGGLASLGFNKGDRVLVVVPRRIIAYVIYIACLKLGLAVIPSSEMLRAKDIAYRLRHSEARAVIAWNGVTGEVDKISDDLPTLDYRIVVSGDDTPDVSGWLVLNELMDGQEDTFEAVKTHRDDMAILAYTSGTTGNPKGVVHSHGWGYAHLRITSPWLDIRASDVVWATAAPGWQKWIWSPFLSVLGNGATGFVYNGPFRPGRYLQFMQQYGIQVLCCTPTEYRIMAKTDGLDQYDLSQLRSAVSAGEPLNQEVINKFQEQFNITIRDGYGQTESTLIIGNLKDAPLRTGSMGKSIAPGLVEVVDEDGIPLAPGQVGDIAVRADLPALFQTYYHDPERKLTSVHGDYFVTGDRARKDEDGYFWFEGRGDDIIISSGYTIGPFEVEEALMKHDSVQECAAVASPDEIRGHVVKAFVVLKAGVEGSPALVKELQHHVKTWTAPYKYPRKIEFIKELPKTSSGKIRRVELRELEKQSVL, encoded by the coding sequence TTGACAGATCAACAACAATGGCTTGCGCCTGAATCTTACAATATGACTTCGGAAATGGAACACCATGAGGCTGATAAAACAGCACTTAAGTGGCTGAGTGAGACAGGAGAATACGAAGAAATCACCTATGGAGAGCTGTTGAAAAAGGCTAACCGACTGGCTGGAGGACTCGCAAGTCTGGGATTTAACAAAGGTGACAGAGTTCTGGTCGTAGTACCACGGCGTATTATTGCGTATGTAATTTATATAGCCTGCTTGAAGCTGGGGCTTGCTGTCATTCCATCTTCAGAAATGCTGCGTGCCAAGGATATTGCATATCGTCTTCGCCATTCTGAAGCACGCGCAGTCATTGCCTGGAACGGAGTAACAGGTGAAGTGGACAAAATAAGCGATGATTTGCCTACTCTGGATTATCGTATCGTGGTCTCCGGGGACGACACGCCAGATGTATCTGGCTGGCTCGTGCTGAATGAGCTGATGGATGGACAGGAAGATACTTTTGAAGCTGTGAAGACGCACCGTGACGACATGGCCATTCTGGCCTATACTTCGGGCACCACGGGAAATCCTAAAGGTGTTGTACATAGCCATGGCTGGGGATATGCTCATCTGCGGATAACATCACCATGGTTGGATATTCGAGCTTCAGACGTAGTATGGGCTACAGCTGCACCAGGATGGCAAAAGTGGATTTGGAGTCCGTTTTTATCTGTACTGGGGAATGGAGCGACCGGATTCGTATATAATGGTCCGTTTCGTCCGGGTCGCTATTTGCAGTTCATGCAGCAGTACGGAATCCAAGTGTTGTGCTGTACGCCGACAGAATATCGGATTATGGCGAAAACGGATGGTTTGGATCAATATGATCTATCCCAATTGCGCAGCGCAGTTTCTGCGGGAGAGCCTCTCAATCAGGAGGTCATTAATAAGTTTCAGGAGCAGTTCAACATTACGATTCGTGACGGCTATGGTCAAACGGAGAGCACATTAATTATTGGTAATTTAAAGGATGCACCTCTGCGTACAGGCTCGATGGGCAAATCTATTGCACCGGGACTCGTTGAGGTCGTAGACGAGGATGGCATTCCGCTGGCTCCGGGGCAAGTGGGCGATATTGCGGTACGCGCTGATCTGCCGGCATTATTCCAAACGTATTACCATGATCCAGAACGCAAATTAACTAGTGTCCACGGAGATTATTTTGTTACGGGAGACCGGGCTCGCAAAGATGAGGATGGATATTTCTGGTTCGAAGGACGTGGGGATGATATCATTATCAGTTCTGGCTATACCATTGGTCCTTTTGAAGTAGAGGAAGCGCTTATGAAGCATGACTCCGTGCAGGAATGTGCTGCCGTAGCCAGCCCTGACGAGATCCGTGGACATGTTGTAAAGGCTTTTGTCGTACTCAAAGCTGGGGTAGAAGGATCACCGGCGTTAGTGAAGGAACTGCAACATCATGTGAAAACATGGACGGCGCCTTATAAATACCCACGAAAAATAGAGTTTATTAAAGAACTCCCTAAAACCAGCTCAGGCAAAATACGAAGAGTGGAGCTGCGTGAACTGGAGAAGCAATCCGTACTGTAA